TTCCCTTCATCCAAATACTCAAACCTCTCATCCATCCCACCAGGAACAAAACACATTGCCTGCGATCCTAGTAGGGTCGATATCTTCTGCTTCGGCTGCCCTCATCGCCACTGCTCCCTCGTCCTGGCTGTGCACCACTCCCATTGTTCCGATCAACTCTCCGAGGCCGAGGAAGAGGCATTTGTACACCAGGCTGTTGACTGCATAAACCCAAGTAGGAAAGGGACAGACAGACACATGTTCAAGACCCTTTCATAGCCACCACATGGATATTCAACTTCACAATTAAAGTATTACTTACAAAACGTAGCCTATTCGACCATCTGGCAGAACCATTGGCACCATATGCATCCCCGACGGCATTGGTCCCCTACCATATATCACCGGCTGTTCACACATGATGACAGATCAGTTAAAACTGGATACATGGAACAGTACCAAGCAAGAACTGAAGGGGAAAACAAATACACAACCAGACCTGCTGAAAACTGGCAGAAACACCATATCCCGTATTCAAAGATCCATATGGATTAGCAACAAAACCACCATAGCCAGGATTTTGAAGATGGTTAGCCTGAAGCCCAATACTCAAGCTCTCAGTTTTCTTCTCAGCCTGAGGCTTGGCAAGGACAACCTCCAATACATGTCCTACAATTTGTATTCCCAAGACATTACAAACCGAACTGCAATTTCTCATGGATCCACCTGAGTGGGCTTTTTCTCatcaacaaggaaaaaaaaatcgcaagAAGACCAAATCAAGAATGACGGCTTGGAGGAAAGTATAGTTCACAAGTTTATTATTCGGGCAACCCACAGAAACTCCTAAAGATTGAATTTGTGAAATTCCTAAAGTGATCAAACAAACCCTAAACATTATCACTGTGCGGACTCGCAGAAGCAGTAGTTGCAGACACGTGCATCTGAAGACAACAGATAAACAGAGATGCAATTCAATTTTGTTGCCCCACGCTGCCCCTTCAATGTAATAAATTAAATCAACAAGCCACAGAGTAAGTCTAAAAATGTTTACCATCAATTTCATGTTTCTCAGAATCTTTGACAGCCTTTAATGCACTTGACCTTTCAGCATAGTGAACAAATCCAAAATCTCGTTTGCTACTCCCAGATTTCGAAGGCGGCATGACCACCTTTGTCACTTCTCCATGACGCTGGAATATTTCTTTAAGTTGCTCAGTAGTGGTATTATCAGGGATGTTCTTCACATAAAGAGCCTTCACCTAGCAGAATAAAAGCAACCAAGTGATTTCACATGATTACCAGCTCATAAATGTTTACTATTAAGACAAGTAACAAGAGACAACTTGCTTTAACAACTTGCACGGAAAAACCAGTACTACAGTTAAATAACTAAGTAAATGCTCACCACAGAATCCAAAGCCACAGAAAGTACACAAGGTTCCTGTCACCCATATTCACCTCAGAAGTGGTTCTTTGGGTCATATATCCATGAAAGGAGATAGAATGTGCCGTGTTATCAAACTAATGGTTAGTGGGGACACAATTGACAAACTCACGCAATTTCATGGGATGGACTTCTCTCCAATTTTCTTGTTTAGCAAACTTACATTTCTTATTCGTAAGTAAAAGGTTGGAAGTGGGAAATTGTGTAATAACCACATGGATGTTACCATCAGAGTTTCACACCTGCCAACAAATATTCGGTTTGTATCATAACTACTCAACCCAGCATTGGGACCATTAAAGATTTGGTACACAGACTAGGCTTTTCTATTGGGTCTAAACACTACTCATTCATTCCCATCAATACCCTTATCCTCCATGTTAATGAAAACATGGTAATGAAGCACCTTTTCTTCCAATATTTGGTATAAATTCCTCTTAATTCAAAGTTCCCCAATGACCTATGGAAAGGGAACGAAGATCTCAATCCCATTCGATTGGCCTTACTCCTTGTAATCAAATAAAGCTTTGATCACATAAACATTTGTCAACAATACATACTATCAAACTGTTCGGAGGCACAAGCAATGAAAAGTGGAGCAACAAGACACCACGACGACATTCCCATGGCAGCAATCACCGATGGCAACAAGTATTTTGAGAGTACAACTTATTCTATTGACGAAAGACATCGTTGGTACCCGCAAATGTTAGATCCACATTAGTTCAAGAAAACTAGTAGATTACAGTTAATACACAGCTTCCGAACCCATAGCAAACACTGCTCCTCCACACCCAACAATTTTTGGGGAGGAAACACTAATTCTAAGGATCAATGGGTGAGAAAAACCTCATGAAGCCACACAAGACTGTGTGCTTAGTCAGGATACCAATCAACAAAAAGGACAAGCTTACATATGTGAaggggatgaaaaaaaaaatatcacataTGAAGATGCTGAATATGCTTGTATTCTATAAAGAACTAGCAAAAGGCATCATGTTGTACTAATTTTATATCTAAGAATATTCATTAACATGCCAAAGATATGATACTGGTTAGCTGTTCCGTCTGCCTGTCTAGACTCTTCAAATATCACGAGTATTCACATCAACGTCAACATAATAACGTTCCAGAGCCAAAAGCAAAAATCACGATGTACTAACAAGggcaagataaaaataaataaatactatGCAATTGATCGAAGCTGCAAAAAGTAAACTAGTCAGTTAAGTTCAAGCATTAAAAAGATGAATTACTAGCATAGTTTCATTTACAGATACCTGAGATGAAGCAGAGTGATCAGGTGCACTCTTTGGATCAGCCCATGTGACAGTAGGGGTATTGCCATCCAGCTTGAAATTAGAACTTGCCATTTTTTGCCTTGAATAGTCAGCACATGCGGTATTGTAGTACAAAATGAAAGCGAATCCACGATTACGACCGGGATTTTGAGGATCCTGCTCTCAATGAGAGAAGAAATAAATAGCATAAGCATTTAATTACTCATCCACGACAGAATTCATGAGCACAACCAAAATCAAGACCCACCTTTATCAGCTCTATGTTTTCAACCCCAGGTCCAACATCCTCTATGACTTTTCTGAACTCGTCTTCTGTCCAAGACTTGGGAACATTACCAATGAATAGCCTGTTTTTAGTTTCTGACAGTGAACATCTCAATGTTTTACCCTGCAGCAACAATATACAGGGTGTTGAGCCTCGCATTGAATGGAGTTAAATATAAGGAAAATCTTTCAATAATGAATTACCTTGAACTGTTTACTATGCAATTCCTCAATGGCTCTCTGTGCCATTTCCTGTGTCCGGTAAGCTACAAAAGCATAACCTTTGCTTTCACCAGTGCCCTTGTCCTTCATTAACCTAATCTGAAGAATTATTGCATTAGAAAATGAGGATCCAGATCGACGAAAAGCCTAGCAATCCAGAAGCACAATAGGTCACAGTTCTAACCTCATAAATTTCTCCAATTGGTTCACAAAGATCTCTTAATTCTTCTTCCAAAATATCCCGCGGGAG
The sequence above is drawn from the Rhodamnia argentea isolate NSW1041297 chromosome 9, ASM2092103v1, whole genome shotgun sequence genome and encodes:
- the LOC115744404 gene encoding heterogeneous nuclear ribonucleoprotein Q, whose translation is MGDGAEVDDRVDLDEDNYMEEIDDEIEEQLDEDAGDGADEDNADDDPEEIEDSKDGVAGEDQSPDIDSSHAAPNPVEDEERLAVSLSAEEKEKHAQILALPPHGSEVFIGGLPRDILEEELRDLCEPIGEIYEIRLMKDKGTGESKGYAFVAYRTQEMAQRAIEELHSKQFKGKTLRCSLSETKNRLFIGNVPKSWTEDEFRKVIEDVGPGVENIELIKDPQNPGRNRGFAFILYYNTACADYSRQKMASSNFKLDGNTPTVTWADPKSAPDHSASSQVKALYVKNIPDNTTTEQLKEIFQRHGEVTKVVMPPSKSGSSKRDFGFVHYAERSSALKAVKDSEKHEIDGHVLEVVLAKPQAEKKTESLSIGLQANHLQNPGYGGFVANPYGSLNTGYGVSASFQQPVIYGRGPMPSGMHMVPMVLPDGRIGYVFQQPGVQMPLPRPRRVDRNNGSGAQPGRGSSGDEGSRSRRYRPY